The nucleotide window GTTAAGAGTTCTCgctattttttgttgttggtatgtcttgatttcttttgtgagacttttttttttatttattttttatttaatgtcttAGACActctattattatattgtttcatttaaagtttagatttttatattgtaataaGTATTATGAAGTATTATTGATTTAATTGGTTTTgaagaatattttgaaaatttacaaaatgttacaagttctatttaatttattttataataaatatatttgaaactTAACGTAAATAAGATGTCCTCATAGAAGTGCTTCTATCTCGCCGGTCACTAACTCGGAATCTGGCTGGTGACATTGAATATCTTTAGCACTGTCAATGTGAAACATTTTCCTAGCTAGCTAGGTGCTTAAGTTTCTTGTGAGTTATTGATTTCGAAAAAGGAGTCAGTACCACAATACCAGCTATCAATCTCAAGGTatgcaaaattaattaactataatCCTATAATGAAATAAGTTGTCAATAATATTACTAGTCTTCTGTTTACATATGGTTAATCAAGTTGATAAATTGATGGGTTGCTAACTTGCTATTGATTTTTCAGGAGCATATCCGCCACCAAGCCAGCAGgtgcctcctcctcctcctcctcctcctcctggtGCGCCCCAAATATCTTACCCACCACCAGTTCAAGGGTACCATCAAGGTCAATATGTTGCCCACCTGCACccacttgaaaaataataataataataagatgcCCTCGTAGcactgctattattattattattattattattattattattattattattatattctgtTTGGTCGTTTTGTACATTTTGGTGGGCCAGGCCCAGGACCCCACATACTTGGACTGATAGTTTGGTAATGAGTCCAATACCCAATGgaaaaataggaaaaacaaaaggaaaagaatgaaAGTAAAGCACAAAAACAAAGGATAATCCAAGTGCACAAATCTGTGTGGGACTCATGCTCAAAAGCTGAATCCTTTGATTCGTGTATCTGGGGTACTTATCAATAAATCTACGTGGAACAcacatttctttaattaaattatgagattaattaagtaattaatgAAACGGTGTAAGAAATGTCTCTCTGTTCTAGTGTCAAGATTCAACTTTTTAAACCATTTAGTAGGTGGCCGATATTAATTTGAGATTAAAGagttatttgaataatattgttgttaatataatgattattaaaagtttaaatagccattaatttcaggatccataaaataaattgagttgTGCATAAACTAATCCAGATAtttatattaactaaaaaaaaaatttaaaaaaagaaatatagattTACTATTAATATCACAAATACACGCatcatttattaataatattaagatACAGTTAATAAGTTGATCaggttttgtttataaaaaataaattatattttcatttaattagaaaaatagcaatatatagttcaaattaatttgatggcgtgtcttaatataataaatatgggTTACGTACAGCAGAGAGCCACCATTTTCTATGCAATTCAAGGCTTTCGAGCTATTTTTGTTGTCTCGTTTTGATTAGaagatcaattattattttcattatcttGACCATCTAAAAGCAGACTAAAGTTTCATTTCTGGAACCTTCTGTCCATTTTCTATGCAATTCAAGTTAGCAAACGAAGGCAGAGTCCGCATTGCTTTTTTGAACAAATGGATTGaattattattgaaagaaaTCCCAATCGTCACAACATGAACATGATAGGTCGTCTAGCTAGTTTTTCCATGCATGTAAGAAGTCGCCATTGACGAAGACCTTAAAGAACAACTAGCCAATTCTATAAAACATATCATTTCATTCATTTGGTTTTTCCATATACcaaatacaagtttttcataGGTGATCATATCTTGATTTCAACAATGAGTGGCAGCAGCAACAAGTATCAAGATTCAGACGGTAATTGAATTTATGTTCGGCTtctgaaaatcttttttttttcctttttttctgtGATTTAGGAAGTTAATCAATTGATGGGTTactaaattgatgatttttcaggAGTATATCCCCCACCACCTACTTCACGTCCACGAAAGAAGGAGGTgcgtcctcctcctcctcctccggtACCGTCTTTTCCACCACCAGTGCAAGGGTACTATGAAGCCGGTCCTTATGTGGCACCACCTCGAGTTAGTGACCCTATGAACTATGGTCCTCAACACCTCCaacagcctcctcctcctcctcttccagAAAGAACGAGGGATGATGAATTTTGCACAGGATGGTAACTgagcattttttttccctttttatttaaataatgattcactgtgtatttatttatttatccttttcctaTGTGACACAGTTGCTGCTGCCTCTAGGACGTGTGCTTTGAAGGACTATGAATGATTCTCTGTAAAATTTGTAGCTTATAATTGTTTCCCTTGTCTTTCTTGttggaaaataataattattttcgcTCTTTTTATGTCACTGTACGTACTACGTTTAACATTTAATCACGTTgctctttaattaatatttttctccgTGCTACAACTTTTGATTGCCAGGCTAAATGTTTGAGGGTATCAGATTGTTTGGTAaacagaatattttttaaagttttttttttaaacactggGAAATTCCTGAAAATTGAACCATGCTTTTGTTTCATTTGGGCATCAAATCTGTGCAGAAAAAGATTAATGCAACTTCATATCGATTAGCTAGGAAAGTTCTCCCAGCATGTTTTGAGGACACTTGGTCTAGACATTCGAAACAAGTGAAAGCCGCTTGCTTCCTAGCTGAA belongs to Populus nigra chromosome 18, ddPopNigr1.1, whole genome shotgun sequence and includes:
- the LOC133678388 gene encoding leucine-rich repeat extensin-like protein 3 — protein: MSGSSNKYQDSDGVYPPPPTSRPRKKEVRPPPPPPVPSFPPPVQGYYEAGPYVAPPRVSDPMNYGPQHLQQPPPPPLPERTRDDEFCTGCCCCL